A part of Methanomassiliicoccales archaeon genomic DNA contains:
- a CDS encoding aminodeoxychorismate/anthranilate synthase component II, whose translation MKVLMIDNYDSFVYNLKQAFEERGARCIVKRNDEIDAKGMARIGPDALVISPGPGHPMNKRDFGACGELIKDVSLSVPTLGVCLGHQGIAAVHGSRVVRARMPVHGKTSMIYHDGRGLFEGLESPMLVGRYHSLVVETRPDEMEVTARTAEGEIMAIEHRKRPIYGVQFHPESVLTPKGGDLISNFIKMAR comes from the coding sequence ATGAAGGTCCTGATGATAGACAACTACGACTCCTTCGTCTACAACCTGAAGCAGGCGTTCGAGGAAAGGGGGGCGAGATGCATCGTTAAAAGGAACGATGAGATCGATGCCAAGGGGATGGCCCGCATCGGTCCAGACGCCTTGGTCATATCTCCAGGACCCGGACATCCTATGAACAAGAGGGACTTCGGGGCCTGTGGCGAGCTGATAAAGGACGTCTCCCTCTCGGTCCCGACGCTGGGGGTGTGCCTGGGACATCAGGGGATAGCCGCCGTTCATGGCTCACGGGTCGTCAGGGCAAGGATGCCGGTGCATGGCAAGACCTCGATGATATATCATGACGGGAGAGGTCTCTTCGAAGGCCTGGAGAGCCCGATGCTTGTAGGAAGATACCACTCTCTCGTAGTTGAGACAAGGCCTGATGAGATGGAGGTGACCGCAAGGACGGCCGAGGGTGAGATAATGGCCATCGAGCATCGTAAGAGACCTATCTATGGGGTCCAGTTCCATCCCGAATCCGTGCTCACACCGAAAGGGGGGGACCTGATATCGAATTTCATTAAGATGGCAAGGTGA
- a CDS encoding indole-3-glycerol-phosphate synthase, translating to MNEEDDFLRMQIRKVKELVANGYYHARPRLAVPERPELSYGIKMSNDFPIIAEVKISSPSSGMISTMGARQLIDDYITGGAAALSIITEPISFEGSLGILECVRDPDVPVLMKDFIVSVQQVEAAKHFGASAILLIQGIFDIDGGNMMRDELIAKAHEIGLEVVIEGHDQFELQRAMESDADILAINQRNLHTLEVFPGHALRLLPYIGRDERPIIVMSGIRSQRDIIDIRDAWGDAVLIGTDLVSSGSPKARLLQLAVSR from the coding sequence TTGAACGAAGAGGATGACTTCCTAAGGATGCAGATCAGAAAAGTGAAGGAACTGGTCGCAAATGGATATTATCATGCCAGGCCCAGACTTGCGGTCCCCGAGAGACCTGAGCTCTCATATGGCATCAAGATGTCCAACGATTTCCCGATAATCGCCGAGGTCAAGATATCCTCTCCTTCGTCGGGTATGATATCGACCATGGGGGCCAGGCAGCTCATCGATGATTACATTACTGGCGGAGCCGCTGCTCTTTCGATAATCACCGAGCCGATCAGCTTTGAAGGCAGCCTAGGGATACTTGAGTGCGTGAGGGACCCTGATGTCCCAGTCCTGATGAAGGATTTCATCGTCTCGGTCCAACAGGTCGAGGCTGCCAAACATTTCGGTGCCAGCGCCATATTGCTGATACAGGGTATATTCGACATCGATGGCGGTAATATGATGCGTGACGAGCTGATCGCCAAAGCCCATGAGATAGGTCTCGAGGTCGTTATCGAGGGGCATGACCAGTTCGAGCTCCAGCGCGCCATGGAAAGCGATGCTGACATATTGGCGATCAATCAGAGGAACCTCCACACCCTCGAGGTTTTCCCGGGCCATGCATTGAGGCTCCTCCCCTATATCGGACGGGACGAAAGGCCGATAATCGTGATGAGCGGGATCCGTTCCCAGAGGGACATCATCGATATCAGGGACGCCTGGGGAGATGCCGTCCTCATAGGTACAGACCTCGTGTCGAGCGGAAGCCCCAAGGCAAGGCTCTTACAGCTGGCGGTCTCCAGATGA
- the trpD gene encoding anthranilate phosphoribosyltransferase — translation MSDGPSGIITLSDIARGMSMGLVEERLVKATLMGLTASGETADDVLSFARPFLEVSVRVPTRHPVVLDMCGTGGAPFRTFNVSTLASIVVSSCGVPVAKHGNRSNGGKCGSADLMEALGYDIMMGPDRSREMLDEVGFAFLFAPNYHPSMRHVVPMRREIGKRTVFNLLGPLLNPVMARKQQLVGVADPDLMDVIADSLSMLGIERALVVHGYPGMDEVSALGPTMCIEVCDGRKNKFEISPKMLEKRMPVAGDLGEMAPKEAASLAYDILDHKVEGRSEMVSLNAACGLYVFGKARSFREGLEMSNSAMFSGKASAQLGRILSLGGVN, via the coding sequence GTGTCAGATGGACCTAGTGGGATCATCACGCTTTCGGATATAGCGAGGGGCATGAGCATGGGCCTGGTCGAAGAGAGATTGGTCAAGGCCACGCTGATGGGGCTCACGGCGAGCGGTGAGACGGCCGATGATGTGCTGTCGTTCGCGAGACCGTTCCTGGAGGTCTCCGTTCGCGTCCCGACCAGACATCCCGTCGTACTAGACATGTGCGGGACCGGAGGTGCCCCTTTCAGGACGTTCAATGTTTCAACCTTGGCCTCGATCGTCGTCTCGTCATGTGGTGTCCCGGTCGCAAAGCACGGCAACCGTTCGAACGGCGGAAAGTGTGGAAGTGCGGACCTGATGGAGGCCCTTGGCTATGACATCATGATGGGCCCAGACCGGTCCCGTGAGATGTTAGACGAGGTGGGCTTCGCATTCCTCTTCGCTCCGAACTACCATCCTTCAATGCGGCATGTCGTGCCGATGAGGAGGGAGATAGGCAAAAGGACGGTCTTCAACCTGCTCGGACCGCTGTTGAACCCAGTGATGGCAAGGAAACAGCAATTGGTCGGTGTAGCGGACCCTGATCTGATGGATGTCATCGCAGATTCCTTATCGATGCTCGGCATCGAGAGGGCCCTGGTCGTCCATGGATATCCGGGGATGGACGAGGTCTCGGCCCTCGGACCTACTATGTGCATCGAGGTCTGTGATGGAAGGAAGAACAAATTTGAAATTTCACCAAAGATGTTAGAGAAAAGAATGCCCGTCGCAGGAGACCTTGGGGAGATGGCGCCGAAGGAGGCCGCATCCCTCGCCTATGACATTCTTGACCACAAGGTAGAGGGCAGGTCCGAGATGGTGTCATTGAACGCGGCCTGCGGCCTTTATGTCTTTGGGAAGGCAAGGTCGTTCCGCGAAGGTCTTGAGATGTCCAACAGCGCAATGTTCTCTGGAAAGGCATCCGCACAGCTGGGTAGGATATTGTCCCTAGGAGGGGTCAATTGA
- a CDS encoding phosphoribosylanthranilate isomerase — translation MTEVKVCGMMRRQDVDAGSCADYLGFVVSSSSRRCLSSSLAKKLMSMAVPKKVMVTNCPDVHEVVRLADELRPDVVQAHRVYPEGELDLLRSCIPCELWLLMPVSDSSCNGLVERLRRSADKVVLDTPSAQGGGSGQVHDWRLSSALKRSLRPVGTVLAGGLCPSNVREAIRMVRPDVVDVSTGVEEGGRKSPRLIAEFISNVRGGD, via the coding sequence ATGACCGAGGTGAAGGTCTGTGGGATGATGAGGCGTCAGGACGTGGACGCCGGGTCCTGTGCGGATTACCTTGGATTCGTCGTTAGCTCAAGTTCGCGACGATGCCTTTCATCGTCACTGGCTAAGAAGCTCATGTCCATGGCCGTCCCCAAAAAGGTCATGGTGACGAACTGCCCGGACGTCCATGAGGTCGTACGGTTGGCGGACGAGCTGAGGCCAGATGTGGTCCAGGCGCATCGGGTTTATCCGGAGGGGGAGCTGGACCTGCTCCGGTCGTGCATCCCTTGCGAGCTCTGGCTCCTCATGCCGGTCTCTGACAGTTCGTGCAATGGCCTGGTGGAAAGGCTGCGCAGGAGCGCTGATAAGGTCGTGCTCGACACGCCCTCGGCCCAGGGAGGAGGTTCCGGACAGGTCCATGACTGGCGGCTGAGCTCTGCATTGAAGAGGTCCCTGAGGCCGGTCGGTACCGTGCTCGCAGGGGGACTGTGCCCCTCCAATGTCAGGGAGGCGATAAGGATGGTCCGACCAGATGTTGTGGACGTGTCCACCGGGGTCGAGGAGGGCGGGAGGAAATCCCCTAGGCTCATAGCCGAGTTCATAAGCAATGTGAGAGGAGGAGATTAA
- the trpB gene encoding tryptophan synthase subunit beta, translated as MRRKGRFGEFGGQYVPEVLMHALMELEDAYLRCKGDASFREELRWYQHNYGGRETPLYFARRLTEHCGGAKIYLKREDLCHGGAHKFNNVMGQALLAKRMGKKRLIAETGAGQHGTAVAMAAAVLGLEAEIYMGSEDVARQKMNVFRMRLMGAKVNEVTAGSRTLKDAINEALRDWARTVDHTHYLLGTAAGPHPYPRMVRDFQSVIGKEIRSQLRAKEGRAPDLLVACVGGGSNAIGTFHPFVKDRGVRLLGAEAAGHGISTGKHSSTLTAGSKGVLQGCYSYLLQDRDGMISEAHSIAPGLDYPGVGPEHSYLKDIRRAEYVGVTDDEALDAFVRLSRLEGIIPALESAHAVHAAMSEAKLMKKDQIVVITISGRGDKDLDTVHGMGLIR; from the coding sequence ATGAGGAGGAAAGGACGGTTCGGGGAGTTCGGCGGACAATATGTGCCTGAAGTGCTCATGCATGCGCTAATGGAGCTAGAGGATGCATATCTGAGGTGCAAGGGCGACGCGTCATTCAGGGAAGAGCTCCGTTGGTACCAACATAACTATGGAGGAAGAGAGACCCCCTTGTATTTTGCCAGGAGGCTGACCGAACATTGCGGCGGGGCCAAGATCTATCTCAAGAGGGAGGACCTGTGCCACGGGGGGGCGCACAAGTTCAACAATGTCATGGGGCAGGCGCTCCTCGCCAAACGCATGGGCAAGAAGAGGCTCATTGCGGAGACAGGCGCCGGCCAACATGGTACCGCCGTGGCGATGGCCGCGGCCGTCCTTGGCCTGGAAGCGGAGATCTATATGGGCTCCGAGGATGTCGCGAGGCAGAAGATGAACGTCTTCAGGATGAGACTGATGGGGGCAAAGGTCAACGAGGTGACGGCCGGCTCCCGTACGCTGAAGGATGCCATAAATGAGGCCCTCAGGGATTGGGCGAGGACCGTGGACCATACTCATTATCTGCTGGGGACGGCCGCAGGACCTCATCCCTACCCCCGCATGGTAAGGGATTTCCAGAGCGTCATCGGCAAGGAGATAAGGTCGCAATTGAGGGCAAAAGAGGGCAGGGCACCAGACCTCCTTGTGGCCTGTGTTGGTGGAGGCTCGAACGCCATAGGGACCTTTCACCCTTTCGTCAAGGACAGGGGCGTAAGGTTGCTGGGCGCCGAGGCTGCAGGCCACGGCATCTCGACAGGCAAGCATTCCTCAACGCTGACCGCCGGCAGCAAGGGGGTCCTGCAAGGCTGCTATTCATATCTCCTTCAGGACCGCGACGGGATGATATCGGAGGCGCATAGCATAGCGCCGGGCCTGGACTACCCTGGCGTGGGTCCGGAGCATTCCTACCTGAAGGACATCAGGAGGGCCGAGTATGTGGGCGTCACGGACGATGAGGCGCTCGATGCTTTCGTCAGGCTCTCCCGGCTTGAGGGGATCATACCCGCCCTTGAGTCCGCGCATGCTGTCCATGCTGCGATGTCAGAAGCTAAGCTGATGAAAAAGGACCAGATCGTGGTCATTACTATATCTGGGCGAGGCGACAAGGACCTCGATACCGTGCATGGGATGGGGCTGATACGGTGA